A single Sporosarcina sp. FSL W8-0480 DNA region contains:
- a CDS encoding NAD kinase, translating into MKFAVQTRNDSLSNRLRDEAVEYLTDFGLVFDEDSPDIVLSVGGDGTLLHAFHKYIHRLKDTAFIGIHTGHLGFYADWKPAEMEKLVLSIARKEYNVIEYPLLEVTINYRNSDEAAKYLALNESTVKSPEVTLVMDVELNGVLFERFRGDGLCMSTPSGSTAYNKALGGAIIHPSLDAIQLTEMASINNRVFRTVGSPLILPSHHTCVLTPVNGPDFMVTIDHLQLLHKDVKSIEYKVADEKVRFGRFRPFPFWTRVHDSFIASEE; encoded by the coding sequence ATGAAATTTGCCGTTCAGACAAGGAATGATTCACTTTCAAATCGGCTAAGAGATGAAGCTGTCGAGTATTTAACTGATTTCGGTCTTGTTTTTGATGAAGATTCGCCTGATATTGTTTTATCGGTTGGTGGAGACGGTACATTACTACATGCTTTTCATAAATATATCCATCGCTTAAAGGACACGGCATTCATCGGAATACATACAGGGCATCTTGGTTTTTATGCCGATTGGAAGCCGGCAGAAATGGAGAAATTGGTCCTGTCGATCGCACGTAAAGAATACAATGTGATCGAATATCCATTACTTGAAGTGACGATTAATTACCGGAATTCGGATGAGGCAGCTAAATATTTGGCGCTGAATGAATCGACTGTCAAATCACCTGAAGTTACATTAGTAATGGATGTGGAATTGAATGGTGTACTATTTGAAAGGTTCCGCGGAGATGGTTTATGCATGTCCACCCCTTCCGGTTCCACTGCGTATAATAAAGCTCTTGGTGGAGCGATCATCCATCCGTCTTTAGATGCCATTCAGCTGACTGAAATGGCGTCCATAAATAATCGGGTATTCAGAACGGTCGGCTCGCCACTTATTTTGCCATCACATCATACATGTGTTTTAACACCGGTAAATGGACCGGATTTCATGGTGACTATAGACCATTTGCAGTTATTGCATAAAGATGTGAAATCCATAGAATATAAGGTTGCGGATGAGAAAGTGAGATTTGGAAGATTCCGTCCTTTCCCATTTTGGACAAGGGTCCATGATTCATTCATAGCAAGTGAAGAGTGA
- a CDS encoding DsbA family protein encodes MENSVTSSAPLSKPIEIYAFVDPLCSKCWSLQPLLRKLQVEYERYFTLRIVLRTSLPKMNLTNLSSNCEDVKSCDKTHASFPSIAMKAAEFQGKRAGFRFLSKLFEYTYLKSRNVLSFSVLVEIAEKLGLDVDEFILDFSSHNVLRSLQVDLYLANEMEVDDAPSFVFFNENIEDEGLKVNGLHSYEIYEQILEEMVGYPINPDAPPPLDDLFKRFDSLATKEIAEIYHISEKSAERELKKQLLMQNLERQPFNNITLWRKRK; translated from the coding sequence ATGGAAAACAGTGTCACTTCGTCTGCACCATTGTCAAAACCAATTGAAATCTATGCGTTCGTTGATCCTTTATGCAGCAAATGCTGGTCACTCCAGCCGTTGCTTCGGAAGTTACAAGTCGAATACGAACGTTATTTCACATTAAGGATTGTTCTTCGCACGTCATTACCAAAGATGAATTTAACGAACCTGAGCAGTAATTGCGAAGATGTTAAATCTTGCGATAAAACTCACGCGTCCTTTCCAAGCATTGCGATGAAAGCGGCGGAGTTTCAAGGAAAACGGGCAGGCTTCCGTTTCCTTTCCAAACTATTTGAGTACACGTACTTGAAATCGAGGAACGTCCTATCGTTTTCAGTGCTTGTTGAGATTGCTGAAAAATTAGGTCTGGACGTCGATGAATTCATCCTCGACTTCTCATCACATAATGTATTGCGGTCCTTGCAGGTGGATTTGTATCTTGCAAACGAAATGGAAGTGGACGATGCACCATCTTTCGTGTTTTTCAATGAAAACATTGAAGACGAAGGACTCAAGGTGAACGGTCTTCACTCTTATGAAATTTATGAACAGATTTTGGAGGAAATGGTCGGTTATCCAATTAATCCGGACGCTCCCCCACCACTTGATGATCTTTTCAAGCGGTTTGATTCGCTTGCAACAAAGGAAATTGCCGAGATTTACCATATCTCAGAAAAATCAGCAGAACGCGAATTAAAAAAGCAGCTTCTCATGCAAAACTTGGAAAGACAGCCATTCAATAATATAACGCTTTGGCGGAAACGAAAATAG
- a CDS encoding competence protein CoiA family protein: MKIHTIELKGVRIILTARSEDGRLVVLTADLGRDELRSWRETRSFFCPQCRSPVHLKVGDIVIPHFAHRKASTCRTSFSEGESPQHLNGKMLLHQLLSTRSENTVLEPLLNEISQRPDLLVASDDVRIPIEFQCSTIPIPLLEERTKGYRKVGMSPIWILLTPQKFAAIPEGVGTFQFSKFEEWFIVSTPPEGDVLLTFNPQTKTFHYFTSLMHIAGQRYIGMHYILPISFQFFPFVRPKVPSNEDLIRYVNLYSFRRRENLERWIMLNRKGINDPFLRSCYEMRMHPTKLPIWIGLPISGNQAFREADFEWQLRLLHFLKRKRLSPQNVTSFNLQQFVWSFDQPSAEKVQACKKYIEFLTKKGLKNPLDKTDFSENGILYLISERFLANEAQN; encoded by the coding sequence GTGAAAATTCATACAATTGAACTGAAAGGAGTGAGAATTATACTAACAGCACGTTCAGAAGATGGAAGATTGGTCGTGTTAACCGCCGATTTAGGGAGGGACGAGCTTCGAAGCTGGAGGGAGACTCGTAGTTTTTTCTGCCCACAATGTAGAAGTCCTGTCCATTTGAAAGTGGGTGATATTGTCATTCCGCATTTTGCACATCGAAAGGCGTCCACCTGCCGAACATCCTTTTCGGAGGGAGAATCGCCACAGCACTTAAATGGCAAAATGTTACTGCATCAGTTGCTTTCAACACGTTCGGAAAATACGGTTTTGGAACCATTGTTAAATGAAATTTCACAGCGACCGGATCTGCTTGTCGCTTCTGACGATGTGAGAATACCAATCGAGTTTCAATGCAGCACAATTCCGATTCCCCTCTTGGAAGAGCGGACCAAAGGGTATCGAAAAGTCGGTATGAGCCCAATTTGGATATTACTTACGCCTCAAAAGTTTGCAGCTATCCCCGAAGGCGTAGGGACTTTTCAGTTTTCAAAGTTCGAGGAATGGTTTATTGTCAGCACCCCACCTGAAGGAGACGTCCTCCTTACTTTTAATCCCCAAACGAAAACATTTCACTATTTTACGAGTTTGATGCATATCGCAGGCCAACGTTATATTGGTATGCACTATATCCTTCCTATTAGCTTTCAATTTTTCCCTTTTGTACGTCCGAAAGTACCGTCGAATGAAGATCTTATTCGTTATGTCAATCTTTATAGTTTTAGACGTCGTGAAAATCTTGAGCGTTGGATAATGTTAAACAGAAAGGGCATTAACGATCCTTTTTTAAGATCCTGTTATGAGATGCGAATGCATCCGACTAAGCTGCCAATTTGGATTGGTCTACCGATATCAGGGAATCAGGCATTCCGTGAAGCGGACTTTGAATGGCAGTTGCGACTTCTCCATTTCTTGAAGCGAAAAAGGTTGAGCCCTCAAAATGTAACTTCGTTTAATTTACAGCAATTTGTATGGAGTTTTGATCAGCCTTCTGCGGAAAAAGTTCAGGCTTGTAAAAAATATATCGAATTTCTGACTAAGAAAGGGCTGAAAAATCCTTTGGATAAAACAGACTTCAGTGAAAATGGAATTTTGTATTTAATTTCAGAAAGATTCCTTGCAAATGAAGCACAAAATTGA
- the spxA gene encoding transcriptional regulator SpxA: MGVTLFTSPSCTSCRKAKAWLEEHEIPYTERNIFSEPLNIAEIKQILRMTEDGTDEIISTRSKIFQKLNVDVESLPLQRLYELIQEHPGLLRRPIILDEKRLQVGYNEDEIRRFLPRKVRAYQLLEARRMVN; encoded by the coding sequence ATGGGAGTTACATTATTTACCTCACCTAGTTGCACATCATGTAGAAAAGCAAAGGCGTGGCTGGAAGAGCACGAAATACCGTATACAGAACGTAATATTTTCTCGGAGCCATTAAATATAGCTGAAATCAAACAAATTCTCCGAATGACAGAAGACGGGACTGACGAAATCATTTCAACCCGTTCAAAAATCTTCCAAAAACTTAATGTAGATGTGGAAAGCCTTCCGCTTCAACGCTTATATGAATTAATACAGGAACATCCAGGCCTTTTAAGAAGACCAATCATCCTTGATGAAAAAAGGCTTCAGGTAGGGTATAATGAAGATGAAATCAGACGATTCCTACCTCGTAAAGTAAGGGCCTATCAGCTGCTTGAAGCGCGGCGCATGGTAAACTAA
- a CDS encoding GTP pyrophosphokinase family protein: MKEWKQFLEPYKQAVSELKVKLKGLRTQYELEGAHMPVEFVTGRVKPLASIYDKTLEKGIPFKPSAELAEELPDIAGLRIMCQFVDDIGKVVDTLRKRADMNVIEERDYISNKKPSGYRSFHMIIEYPVQTIHGERTILAEIQIRTLAMNFWASIEHSLNYKYQGELPYEIKHRLERAAEAAFRLDEEMSLIRDEIHDAQQYFTAYKETADRGYGEKRRKGE; this comes from the coding sequence ATGAAGGAATGGAAGCAATTTCTTGAGCCGTATAAACAAGCAGTTTCGGAACTGAAAGTGAAACTGAAAGGGTTACGGACACAATATGAACTTGAAGGCGCACATATGCCGGTGGAGTTTGTGACGGGGCGTGTGAAACCTTTAGCGAGCATATATGATAAAACCCTTGAAAAAGGAATTCCATTCAAACCTTCGGCAGAGCTTGCGGAAGAATTACCTGATATTGCAGGACTTCGGATCATGTGCCAGTTCGTGGATGACATCGGCAAAGTAGTCGATACATTACGAAAACGAGCGGATATGAATGTTATAGAAGAAAGAGATTATATTTCCAATAAAAAACCGAGCGGATACAGATCATTCCATATGATCATCGAATATCCTGTCCAGACGATTCACGGTGAAAGGACGATTTTAGCGGAAATTCAAATTAGGACATTGGCGATGAATTTCTGGGCATCCATCGAACACTCATTGAACTACAAGTACCAAGGTGAATTGCCATATGAGATCAAGCATCGCCTTGAACGGGCAGCGGAGGCCGCCTTTAGACTGGATGAGGAGATGTCCCTCATCCGTGATGAAATCCATGATGCACAGCAATACTTTACCGCCTATAAAGAAACAGCCGACAGAGGGTACGGCGAAAAACGGAGGAAAGGGGAGTGA
- the prpE gene encoding bis(5'-nucleosyl)-tetraphosphatase PrpE has protein sequence MKLDIIGDIHGCYDELLTLINKLGYTFESDIPAHKERQLAFVGDAMDRGPSSVKTLELMFKLQDKGRLIYSPGNHCNKLYRLSIGRNVQQTHGLETTVAEMNALPPKEKRRFLNRYKRFYEALPLYANLDDGKLIIAHAGIREQMIGEPFSKKIQSFVLYGDTTGETLPDGRPVRRDWAKKYHGDAWIVYGHTPVLEARFMHRTVNVDTGCVFGGKLTAVRYPEMDIVSVPSLQPFIPEKFTSFE, from the coding sequence ATGAAATTGGATATTATTGGGGACATTCATGGTTGCTACGATGAGTTGCTTACGCTTATAAACAAGTTAGGCTATACATTTGAATCTGACATACCCGCTCATAAGGAAAGGCAGCTTGCATTCGTTGGTGATGCAATGGATCGTGGCCCCTCGTCTGTTAAAACACTTGAATTGATGTTCAAATTGCAGGATAAGGGTAGACTTATCTATTCCCCCGGGAACCATTGCAATAAACTATACCGATTATCGATCGGCAGAAATGTTCAACAAACTCATGGGCTTGAAACAACCGTTGCTGAAATGAATGCTTTGCCGCCTAAAGAAAAACGTCGTTTCTTAAACCGATACAAACGATTTTACGAGGCTCTTCCCTTATATGCAAATTTGGATGATGGGAAACTCATTATCGCACACGCCGGAATCCGTGAACAGATGATCGGTGAACCTTTTTCAAAAAAAATACAGTCCTTTGTTCTTTACGGTGATACTACAGGCGAAACACTTCCGGATGGGCGTCCCGTGAGAAGGGATTGGGCAAAAAAATACCATGGAGATGCATGGATTGTTTACGGCCATACCCCAGTCCTTGAGGCAAGGTTCATGCACCGAACCGTCAATGTGGATACTGGATGTGTGTTTGGTGGAAAGTTGACCGCGGTTCGCTATCCCGAAATGGACATTGTTTCGGTACCCTCTCTACAACCGTTCATTCCTGAAAAATTCACTTCATTCGAATGA
- a CDS encoding globin — MIRKPLIPYEEIGAEKLSELIDRFYEKVAVHPDLYPIFPNDLTETARKQKQFQTQFLGGPNLFTEEHGHPMMRARHMPFPITPKRAEAWLACMDEAMDDVGLEGKLRDVYYQRLVMTANHMVNRSKEDGL; from the coding sequence ATGATTCGTAAACCTTTGATTCCTTATGAAGAAATCGGTGCTGAAAAATTATCTGAGCTTATCGATCGCTTTTATGAAAAAGTGGCTGTCCATCCGGATCTATATCCGATTTTCCCTAATGACTTGACGGAAACAGCTCGTAAACAGAAGCAATTTCAAACACAATTTTTAGGCGGACCGAATTTATTCACGGAGGAACACGGACATCCGATGATGAGAGCGCGTCATATGCCTTTTCCTATAACCCCAAAACGAGCAGAAGCATGGCTCGCTTGCATGGATGAAGCGATGGACGATGTAGGGCTCGAAGGGAAACTCCGTGACGTATATTACCAACGGCTCGTTATGACTGCTAATCATATGGTCAACAGAAGCAAGGAGGATGGGCTGTGA
- the mecA gene encoding adaptor protein MecA produces MEIERINENTVKFYLSYIDIEERGFTREEVWYNRDKSEELFWEMMDEINDETEFEVEGPLWIQVHAMNNGIEVTVTRAQVENNDVGFGMDESDKHFDPDPSLFTNPEQLMNELSDEPVVWTSDMFVFDEFENLIPLAKKVPAYAVQSSLYSYENKFYMHVNYDESKMDDDAKLDYCSIVSEYGSLSQVTIHRLEEYGKVIMESDVLKTVDKYFGE; encoded by the coding sequence ATGGAAATAGAACGTATCAATGAAAATACAGTAAAGTTTTATCTATCGTATATAGACATTGAAGAACGCGGCTTTACTCGTGAAGAAGTCTGGTATAATCGCGATAAAAGCGAGGAGCTCTTCTGGGAGATGATGGATGAAATCAATGATGAGACCGAATTCGAAGTAGAAGGTCCATTGTGGATTCAAGTCCATGCGATGAATAATGGAATCGAAGTTACAGTGACGCGTGCGCAAGTGGAAAATAATGATGTTGGTTTTGGTATGGATGAGTCCGATAAGCATTTTGACCCTGATCCCAGTTTATTCACAAACCCTGAACAGCTTATGAATGAATTAAGCGATGAGCCTGTAGTATGGACTTCCGATATGTTCGTGTTTGATGAATTCGAAAATCTCATTCCGTTAGCTAAGAAAGTTCCTGCTTATGCAGTTCAATCATCTCTCTATTCATATGAAAATAAATTCTATATGCATGTGAACTATGATGAATCTAAAATGGATGACGATGCTAAATTGGATTATTGTAGTATCGTATCGGAATATGGTTCATTATCCCAAGTAACGATCCATCGTTTGGAAGAGTATGGAAAAGTTATAATGGAATCGGATGTCTTAAAGACTGTTGATAAATATTTTGGCGAATAA
- the mgtE gene encoding magnesium transporter encodes MTVNEEIREDIIIDEERLIDAIERQDIKAFREEYLILHPYDRATFYEKVDEKHRKVMYFFLSPKELAEIFETSEIDDGEYKQFLQEMDTTYAADMISYMFVDNAVDVLKELDKSQIATYLTLMNKDAAAQIKSLLHYEEYTAGSIMTTEYVSIPQNSTVRSAMTILKNEAPSAETIYYVFVVDEDNHLTGVVSLRDLIIADEDTLIQSIMNERVVSVLVSDDQEDVARMTQDYNLLAVPVVDFQYHMLGIITVDDILDVIDEEASDDYSKLAAVSNMDSFDKNSLSAAKKRIPWLIILLILGMLTANLIDLFTDTISQVALLAAFIPLIAGTAGNSGTQALAVAVRGIATRDIEDESKFKLLLREAGTGLITGLVCAVFVVGLIFIWKHEFIIALLVGAAILVSIFVATISGSFIPLFMHRMKIDPAVASGPFITTLNDVISIIIYLGLATTFISSLS; translated from the coding sequence ATGACTGTTAATGAAGAAATCCGTGAAGATATCATCATTGATGAAGAAAGATTGATTGATGCCATTGAACGGCAGGACATAAAAGCATTTCGCGAAGAATATTTAATCCTTCACCCATATGATCGTGCCACTTTTTACGAAAAGGTCGATGAAAAACATAGGAAAGTAATGTATTTCTTCCTATCGCCGAAAGAGTTGGCCGAAATCTTTGAGACGAGTGAAATAGACGATGGTGAATATAAGCAGTTCCTTCAGGAGATGGACACGACTTATGCGGCAGACATGATCTCATACATGTTTGTCGATAATGCGGTAGATGTCCTGAAAGAACTTGATAAATCACAAATCGCTACTTATTTGACGTTAATGAATAAGGACGCTGCTGCTCAGATCAAATCCCTTTTGCATTACGAAGAATATACAGCTGGTTCAATAATGACGACGGAGTATGTCTCCATCCCCCAGAATTCTACTGTGCGTTCTGCAATGACAATATTGAAAAATGAAGCCCCTTCAGCAGAAACAATCTATTATGTATTCGTTGTTGATGAAGATAATCATTTAACAGGTGTTGTTTCACTTCGTGATTTGATCATTGCTGACGAAGACACGTTGATCCAATCTATCATGAACGAGCGGGTTGTCAGTGTCTTAGTTTCAGATGACCAGGAAGATGTCGCAAGAATGACGCAGGATTATAACCTCCTTGCAGTGCCGGTCGTTGACTTTCAATATCATATGCTTGGAATTATCACGGTCGATGACATTCTTGACGTCATCGATGAAGAAGCTTCGGATGACTATTCGAAACTTGCGGCCGTATCGAATATGGACTCCTTTGATAAGAACTCACTTTCTGCAGCAAAGAAAAGGATTCCTTGGCTAATTATCCTGTTAATCCTTGGTATGTTGACTGCCAATTTGATTGATTTATTCACCGATACGATCTCACAAGTTGCTTTACTTGCAGCGTTCATCCCATTGATTGCTGGAACGGCGGGGAATAGCGGCACTCAAGCGCTTGCGGTTGCTGTACGGGGGATTGCAACTCGGGATATTGAGGATGAAAGCAAATTCAAGCTGCTTTTGCGAGAAGCGGGAACGGGTTTGATCACCGGATTGGTCTGTGCTGTTTTTGTAGTTGGCTTAATTTTCATCTGGAAGCATGAGTTCATCATCGCTTTATTGGTAGGTGCAGCTATTTTAGTTTCAATCTTTGTCGCAACCATTTCAGGTTCGTTCATCCCGTTGTTCATGCATCGGATGAAAATAGACCCTGCGGTTGCTTCAGGACCGTTCATCACAACATTGAATGACGTAATTAGTATTATCATTTACCTTGGATTGGCGACTACATTCATCAGTAGTCTTTCATAA
- a CDS encoding lytic transglycosylase domain-containing protein, whose protein sequence is MDARTVRTLMDIQAMQTLGSVQSYSNAQESTSALFSDMMSIALNNINNKSFTPNSFMNQSFGMLDGLKSMESLLYKGSNNVYFPKGLEFVIQEKDSNFRDDSSGNNDFTGFIKQAAVTYGIPENLITSVIKQESGFNNAAVSSAGAIGLMQLMPGTAKFLGVRDSFDPEQNIMGGAKYLRQMLDQFGDIKLALAAYNAGPGNVKKHGGIPPFKETQNYVSKVLNYYNTFNT, encoded by the coding sequence ATGGATGCACGAACAGTTCGAACATTAATGGATATACAAGCCATGCAAACTTTGGGTTCCGTACAATCCTATTCAAATGCGCAGGAATCCACCTCGGCCTTGTTCAGTGATATGATGAGTATAGCTTTAAATAATATAAATAATAAATCTTTTACTCCCAATTCATTTATGAATCAATCATTTGGAATGCTTGACGGGCTTAAATCGATGGAAAGTCTACTATATAAAGGTTCGAATAACGTCTATTTTCCAAAAGGATTGGAATTCGTGATACAGGAGAAAGATTCAAACTTTAGGGATGATTCAAGTGGAAATAATGATTTCACCGGTTTTATTAAACAGGCCGCAGTAACATATGGAATTCCTGAAAATCTAATTACATCCGTTATTAAACAAGAATCCGGTTTCAACAATGCTGCTGTAAGTAGCGCCGGAGCTATAGGTTTAATGCAACTAATGCCTGGCACTGCAAAGTTTTTAGGTGTTCGGGATAGCTTCGACCCCGAGCAAAATATTATGGGCGGTGCAAAATACCTAAGGCAGATGCTTGACCAATTCGGTGATATTAAACTGGCTCTCGCAGCCTATAATGCGGGTCCAGGAAATGTGAAAAAACATGGCGGAATTCCTCCGTTCAAAGAAACACAGAACTACGTTTCCAAAGTATTAAACTACTACAATACGTTTAATACATGA
- the pepF gene encoding oligoendopeptidase F, whose product MTTEVKNKVLTRDQVKVEETWRLEDIFPTDAAWEEEFKAIEELLGSAESYKGTLNNGPEALFEALSYRDTVYQRMGKLYTYSHLKGDQDTTNSFYQAMDSRAKSLYSKVSTALSYFTPELLQIPEEELNSLAENNENLNVYKFEFEKMNSRRAHILPAEQEAILAQLGEVTGNAAETFSMLNNADLTFPMVKDENGEEAELSHGRYIRFLESKDPKVREEAFKAMYSKYGEFKNTFASTLSGNVKKNNVNARIRKFDSARSAALSANHIPEQVYDNLVNTINKNLGLHHRYVALRKKVLGLNELHMWDMFAPMVKDVEMKVPYEEATETMLESFHPLGEEYKSIVKEGLENRWVDVRENKGKRSGAYSSGSYGTNPYILMNWQDNANNLFTLAHEFGHSVHSYYSRKTQPYNYSGYSIFVAEVASTVNEAILNDHLLKTIDDEQKRIYLLNHWLEGFRGTVFRQTMFAEFEHRIYQLDQQGVALTADKLSEEYGALNKKYFGDAVEVDPEIALEWARIPHFYYNYYVYQYATGFSAAVALSHQILTEGQPAVDRYINNFLKAGSSDYPIEVLKKAGVDMTSTAPIEEACRVFEERLNELEELLNKQ is encoded by the coding sequence ATGACAACAGAAGTTAAAAACAAAGTGTTGACTCGTGACCAAGTCAAAGTGGAAGAAACTTGGCGCTTGGAAGATATTTTCCCGACGGATGCAGCATGGGAAGAGGAGTTTAAAGCAATCGAAGAGCTTTTAGGTAGCGCGGAAAGCTATAAAGGTACATTGAATAATGGTCCAGAAGCGCTATTTGAAGCACTTTCTTACCGTGACACAGTTTACCAAAGAATGGGCAAATTATATACGTACTCCCACTTGAAAGGTGATCAGGATACGACGAACAGCTTCTATCAAGCGATGGATAGCCGTGCAAAATCATTGTACTCCAAAGTTTCAACAGCACTTTCATACTTCACTCCTGAATTATTGCAGATTCCTGAGGAAGAATTGAATAGTCTTGCTGAAAATAATGAAAACCTAAATGTGTACAAGTTCGAATTTGAAAAAATGAACTCACGCCGTGCACACATCCTTCCAGCAGAACAAGAGGCGATTCTTGCGCAATTAGGTGAGGTGACTGGCAACGCTGCGGAAACGTTCAGCATGCTGAATAATGCCGATTTGACTTTCCCTATGGTGAAAGACGAAAACGGTGAAGAGGCGGAACTTTCACACGGCCGTTATATCCGTTTCCTTGAAAGCAAGGATCCGAAAGTACGTGAGGAAGCATTTAAAGCAATGTACAGCAAATATGGCGAGTTCAAAAATACATTTGCATCTACATTGAGCGGAAATGTTAAAAAGAATAATGTCAATGCACGAATCCGCAAGTTCGACTCCGCGCGAAGTGCTGCATTATCGGCAAACCATATTCCGGAACAAGTATATGACAATCTTGTTAATACGATTAATAAAAACCTTGGATTACACCATCGCTACGTTGCATTACGCAAAAAAGTCCTTGGCCTGAACGAACTTCATATGTGGGACATGTTTGCACCGATGGTAAAAGACGTGGAAATGAAGGTCCCTTATGAGGAAGCAACAGAAACGATGCTTGAAAGTTTCCATCCATTAGGCGAAGAGTATAAATCCATTGTAAAAGAAGGACTTGAAAACCGTTGGGTGGACGTCCGTGAAAACAAAGGGAAGCGCTCAGGAGCTTATTCATCTGGATCATATGGTACAAACCCATATATCTTGATGAACTGGCAAGATAACGCGAATAACTTGTTTACATTGGCTCATGAATTCGGCCATAGTGTTCACAGTTACTATTCACGTAAAACACAACCATACAACTACAGCGGCTATTCCATTTTCGTAGCTGAAGTTGCATCGACAGTTAACGAGGCTATCTTAAACGATCATCTTCTAAAAACGATCGATGACGAGCAAAAACGTATTTACTTGCTGAATCATTGGCTCGAAGGGTTCCGTGGTACAGTATTCCGTCAAACGATGTTTGCTGAATTCGAGCATAGAATCTATCAGCTTGACCAACAAGGCGTTGCATTGACTGCCGATAAACTATCAGAAGAATACGGCGCGCTAAACAAGAAGTACTTTGGCGATGCAGTTGAAGTAGATCCGGAAATCGCTCTTGAATGGGCACGTATTCCTCATTTCTACTATAATTACTATGTATACCAGTATGCGACAGGTTTCAGCGCAGCTGTTGCATTAAGCCATCAGATTCTTACTGAGGGTCAACCGGCTGTCGACCGTTACATCAATAACTTCTTGAAAGCCGGCTCGTCAGACTATCCAATTGAGGTTCTTAAAAAAGCAGGTGTCGATATGACTTCTACAGCACCGATCGAAGAAGCATGTCGTGTCTTTGAAGAGAGATTGAATGAGTTGGAAGAATTACTTAATAAGCAATAA
- a CDS encoding RluA family pseudouridine synthase translates to MKTQSNRFTLNFKVEEQVLLREFLHARGISKRTLTAVKYDGGQLLVNGTEQTVRHIVRAGDMVTVQFPKEQPSDGLTPESGALTILYEDEAILIIDKPAGQGTIPSRDHPAGTIANYIAGKFLEEKVPSTVHIVTRLDTDTSGLICIAKNRHIHHLLSEQIQKTGFYRNYLAFAEGHIAKDDFVIEQPIGRKDGSIIERIVCKNGQFARTDGKTIGHFEKNGSKYTLVSLELHTGRTHQIRVHMQWLGHPLVGDDLYGGTRNLVNRQALHCATIGFSHPLTGEELMFKSELPDDLKNLIQI, encoded by the coding sequence ATGAAGACACAATCTAACCGGTTCACCTTAAATTTTAAAGTAGAAGAACAAGTTCTATTAAGAGAATTTTTACATGCGAGAGGGATTTCAAAAAGGACGTTAACCGCTGTCAAGTATGACGGTGGTCAGTTGTTAGTAAATGGGACGGAGCAGACGGTCCGGCATATAGTAAGGGCAGGGGATATGGTAACTGTTCAGTTTCCGAAAGAGCAACCAAGTGATGGGCTTACTCCCGAATCAGGAGCGCTTACAATTCTATATGAAGACGAAGCGATTCTGATTATCGATAAACCTGCAGGTCAAGGAACAATCCCGTCCCGTGATCATCCAGCCGGAACGATTGCGAATTATATCGCTGGTAAGTTTTTAGAGGAGAAAGTTCCTTCAACCGTGCATATTGTAACCCGTTTGGATACGGATACGTCAGGACTTATATGCATTGCGAAAAACCGGCATATCCATCATCTATTAAGTGAACAGATTCAAAAGACGGGCTTTTACCGCAATTATCTCGCATTTGCGGAGGGACATATTGCCAAGGACGATTTCGTAATAGAACAACCTATTGGGCGAAAGGATGGCAGTATTATAGAACGGATTGTTTGTAAGAACGGCCAATTTGCAAGAACTGACGGTAAAACAATTGGACATTTTGAGAAGAATGGATCCAAGTATACTTTAGTCTCTCTTGAACTTCACACCGGCAGGACGCATCAGATCAGGGTTCATATGCAATGGCTCGGACATCCGCTTGTAGGCGATGACCTGTACGGCGGAACGCGAAACCTTGTGAATAGACAGGCGCTGCATTGTGCAACGATCGGCTTCAGTCACCCGTTAACTGGAGAGGAATTAATGTTTAAAAGTGAACTTCCAGATGACCTCAAAAATCTTATACAGATTTAG